A part of Uloborus diversus isolate 005 chromosome 6, Udiv.v.3.1, whole genome shotgun sequence genomic DNA contains:
- the LOC129224951 gene encoding THAP domain-containing protein 5-like, with product MPNTCCVPKCKGNYNQENRVVVFSFPKNEELLQKWMKAIPRENLVVTKNTRVCEKHFQNDDIERHTSFYKESSGETLTAKLKKPRLKYGAIPSIFPNCPKYLSSVKNIRDDPIKKKRYLEEKHINKALEDSLRSKEDFDKRFAFSNFNEMKKCFQLNEVPSFWSIIEKDQNLIFLAIQN from the exons ATGCCAAACACTTGTTGCGTCCCTAAGTGTAAAGGGAACTATAATCAAGAAAACAGAGTGGTGGTCTTCAGTTTTCCAAAAAATGAGGAACTACTTCAAAAATGGATGAAAGCTATACCAAGAGAAAACCTTGTTGTGACAAAAAATACaagg gtttgcgaaaaacattttcaaaatgatgACATTGAACGACATACATCCTTTTACAAAGAGTCGAGTGGGGAAACCTTGACTGCCAAGTTAAAAAAGCCGCGACTGAAATATGGAGCCATTCCCTCAATATTTCCGAACTGTCCGAAGTATTTATCGTCAGTAAAAAATATTCGTGATGATCCAATTAAAAAGAAGAGGTATCTggaagagaaacatataaacaaGGCTTTGGAGGACAGCTTGCGAAGTAAAGAGGACTTTGATAAAAGGTTTGCATTTAGCAActtcaatgaaatgaaaaagtgCTTTCAATTAAACGAAGTACCATCATTTTGGTCTATAATtgaaaaagatcaaaatttaatctttttagct